The genomic stretch CCCTTGCTACTACCATTATTGCTGGTGGTGTGGATCCAGCTACCCGTTAGCGCGAGGCCGTCCACAGGCCCCGATTACCTGCGGCGAGGCTGGCTGCGGCTGCTAGCCGAGGGCGAGGGTTGTGCTCCCTGCCGGCCAGAAGAGTGCGCTGCGCCGCGGGGATGCCTAGCAGGCCGGGTGCGGGATGCGTGCGGCTGCTGCTGGGAATGCGCCAACCTGGAGGGCCAGCTCTGCGATCTGGACCCCAGCGCTAACTTCTACGGGCGCTGCGGCGAGCAGCTCGAGTGCAGGCTGGACGCGGGCGGTGACCTGAGTCGAGGAGAGGTGCCGGAGCCGCTGTGTGTCTGCCGCTCGCAGCGCCCGCTCTGTGGTTCGGACGGCCGAACCTACGCGCAGATCTGCCGCCTGCAGGAGGCCGCCCGCGCTCGGCCGGACGCTAACCTCACTGTGGTGCATCCGGGGCCCTGCGAATCGGGTACGCAAGTCCAGGGCTTTTAGTACCAGGAACCCTGGCTCCCCAAAGGCACTACTCCCGGATCCCCGTCAGCGTTGCTCTGTGGTCAGCAGAATGAATAGTTGAGGGAGACCAAGAGCCTCAAAGGCTGCCAATTAAAAAGCAGGTTGAGATTTGTTGGCAGGTTTGAGGTGCCTGAGAGCCCTATCCAGGCAGGTCCTTGCAGGGACCGGCCTCCGAAGGAACGGGCACATAGCCAATAGCTGGGTCTGAACTGAAAGGACTATAGagttcccccccccacccccactaagaCTTTGCCTAGACTGCTGGAGCCCAAGCAGAGGGAGTTCTGTGAGATGCATCCTGTTAACCCTGGCCCCCGCCTATCAGTTTTCTCACGCATTTAGGAATTAGAGAAGGGAAGATGGCTTCTTGCCTCTCTTGCCCCTCATCCTTtgggttggggttggggatgTTCAAGCTTGTGGTTTTCGTTGGCCACCCACACTTCCTCAGCTTTTACCTACTCTATAGTCTGGCTAGGCTGGAGTTGCAGCGGAAACAAATGCActagcagggggtgggggtggggtggggggctcccAACAGGTTTTCTGCCGTGCAATAAGGTGGTTTCAGGTTCCCCTGCTGCGGTGTttttcccacctcctccctctcgGAGCCCAGATCCTGTCGCATTCTCAGGACATTTGGAATGTGGCTGCTCTGCAAGCCTTTGGGAACTGGGCCTAGttagaaaagggggaagaagggagggaggtgtTGGTTACACGACCCGCAGGAAAGGGGCCCTTGGGTAGAATGAGGGCAGCGGAGCAGTCCAGGACAGAGCATGTTTATCCAGCTAAGCTGTGGGTCTGTAGGCAACGTCTGTAATCGACACTGCTTTCTGTGCCTGTGCACCTCCGAACTTGGCTGTTGTGCCCTTGTGTGCATCCCCCCTACTTTTGTACGTCTCCCGACTTGTGGCATATTTTGTTTGCAGATGCATGTTGACCTTGGCATGCTTTGTGTCCCACTCCAAACATATCCACATCAATTTGTAAATTGTGTCCTCCCCGAGCTGGATACAGCTTCCTGTTCTCAAGCCTCATATTTCCATCCCCCTGCCCCAGAGCCCCAGATCCTGTCGCAGCCTcacaatatttggaatgtaaccGGACAGGATGTGATCTTTGGCTGTGAGGTGTTTGCCTACCCCATGGCCTCGATTGAGTGGAGGAAAGATGGCTTGGACATCCAGCTGCCGGGGGATGACCCCCATATCTCTGTGCAGGtagggggcagggagcaggggcATACTcctgataaaacaaaacaaaaacaaacaaacaaacccaggacttctgcaGATGACCTTGCTGACAGTACGGTCTGTCTCCAGTTTAGGGGTGGACCTCAGAAGTTTGAGGTGACTGGCTGGCTACAGATTCAAGCTTTGCGCCCTAGTGATGAGGGCACCTACCGTTGCCTTGCCCGGAATGCTCTGGGCCAAGCGGAGGCTTCTGCAACCCTCACAGTGCTCACACCAGGTAAGGGAGCCCTGGGCGCTGGGCACCAGGAAGATGGGCTGCATTAGGACTCTTGGATGCCTGTAAGGAACAGGCTGCATGTgacttatgtacacacacacacacacacacacacaccccttcccacACACCGAGTCTCTTCCCTGACCCTTTTTTCTTTACCACGTATGTTTGCAGAGCAGCTGAACGCCACGGGATTCTCCCAACTGCAATCACGGAGTTTGGttcctgaggaggaggaggcagaaagtgaAGAGTTGGGCGATTACTACTAGGTCCCAGATCTCTGCTTTGCAGGTGTGGGCATGTGGACAGAGCACTGCATCCTTGCTGTCTAGAAAGCCCGGAGAAGACTGAAGGGCGAGCAGGATCCTTTCATGGATTGTTTAATGCTCAGTGTAGCCTCAGCTCCATCTTTCCGAAGCTTCCGCGGTAGAGATGAGCGCAGCAGAACTGATTTAGTTCAGTACAGGGAGAGGGGTGGGGTAGCTCCGTGTCTTATACACTCTAGGGGACAAAACCCACCTAGCATACGACTAGGCACAGTGGgcatcaataaaaaaaatataaacaaaccgAGCCATACTGCTGCGGACAATTCTTACAGATGTGCACATAACAGACTCTGGCTTCTGCACTTAACAGATTGCAGGCCCTAtactgccctcttctgtcctctattGCAGGAGCCTAGAGCAATCTgactggagagaggaggaagtcgTCCCAGCCCCCCCTTCACTCCCCCCACCGCACCCCCCTTCCCGTTGGTATAGGATAGATTATTTCAGGCCCTTATTCTTGTATCCTTCCCAGGCAGAGTGGAGAACCAGGTCTATGTGGGTGGGACCTCAATATAAATTAGTGGTGGGGGCACCTGTGTTAGCCAcacccttcctcttctccctcctttcctttccatcttcCAGACAAATGTAAAAGTCGTAATGCTGTTTCTAACTGTCCCAGTTGTAAGCAGTCTTTTCTGACTTGAGGTCTTTTCACAAAAGTACTCTTTGGCCTAGATCTCTCCACATACTCTTTACCTAGCCCAGGGACACTGAGGAGTTTATGAAATTGTTTAAGGGTAGGGTGGAGTTAGTCACCAGGCCAAGACGCTGTGTGTGGAAAGCGACAACCTCCTACGCGCCGGGGCTGCGCCCGGAGCTGGCGCCACCGCGGGGAGGGACCGCTCTTGGCTCAGCGTCTGTGTTTGCGGTGTGAGACCCATCGCGGGCTGCTGCCCCCCTGGAAGGGGCGTGGCCGGGAACCCCATGCTCGAGGCCTGGCCACCCCTCCTGCCTGTATGAACTGCatctccactgcctctgcctggctGCTGCCACTTTTCCAGTATGATTCTGACAGTGATCCCCGGTAGCCGTGCTGCGGCCGAGTACTGGCAGCGAATTGTAGGGCGCCGGCAGAAGGAGGACAGTGGGAGGGTCTGAAccgagtgggggtggggagcgtcCTGCTATACGCTTTCTCTTGAAAGGTCCTCTCCACCCAGTGAGGGGGGACCTAGGTCCGGGTCCCTGTGTCCATCATAGCTTGTTCTCTGCTCTCCGGGGCGTCAAGATGTCCTGAGGCCTGCCTGTTCCCTTGTACCTACCTGCAGAGGACAGGCTGGCTCTCGCCCAAACCCGAATCTGTCGCATCTGCGGGGAGTAACCTCCTCGACccctcagtttccccctctgCAGCCTTGAGGGTTTGGGCCCCGCAGCCTGGAGTGGAAGGATGCTCTGCCGCCCACCGCCTGCACCCTCCCCGCACCCCGCCTCTGCTGCAGCGGACGGGGTTTAATAATGTCGCCGGAAAGTGACACGCGATTTATTATTAAAGTAATGCGGGCGCGGGGACGGGAAAGGTTTAATAAACGCGCTGAGAGGCCTAGGATTATTCACCGCAAATAAATGAGAGCGCGGGCggtgttttaataaataatttcccGCCGCTCccgagggaggagagggggaggaggacggGGAAACTGAGCGGCTGCGGGCACTCTCCGCTCCTCATCCCCACGGGTTTTAAAGCCTTTTGCACTAAACGGCTCGGCTCGTAGCCGAGGTGCGCGGTTCCTTTGCTGGAGAGCAGAGCCATAGAGGCCCAGGCCTGGCGGTGGGACGTTCTCTGTGCACCGCCACCCGGGCCCCAGCGCCCACCTCTGGGGCTTTAAGTCGTTTGTGTAAGATGTAACAAATGGGTTCCCTTTTGCCCCACCCGGAGGTTGTCAGTCAGGGAGAGAAGACCAACTGGATTAATATGAATCAACCCTCTCCCAAACTTGTAGTCCTGGCCTCTGACCTTCGACCTGTGGGAAGGATGCTCTCTTGCTGACCTGGTTGCGTTTCTCCTCCATTCAGAGCAGGGTGTGTGGAGAAAACCATAGGGGACTGCTTGTACAAGTGTGTATGACACTATGTGCTAAAGGCACCAACTCCATCACCCTTTTTGGAGTGGTAGTAACACGGGCGTTGCTGCTTCTGACCACTTCTGCTTAAGCTTCTAGGATTCTTTCATCCGCGCTGGTCAGAATCGAGGGTGTGGGGCTTAGCCAAGTCACCTCCGCCCCATAACGGTCGGTCTGAGAACTGAACAGAACCGAAGACCCCAGGGGAAGTCTGCCCATCCAATAGAAGAAGAATTGAAgattgagaggagaggaaggacttGATTTTAAAGAGGTCAAAATTGCAGACTTTGGGGACCAAGGATGCACTCGCCATACTGAGGGGCTGAGTCTATGCCTCAACCACTAAGAATGGTGGGGAAAAGGCGACCTCTCTGGCAATTCTTAGGAACTGGGGAAAGGCTGCCATCTGGTGGATACTTCTGGTAGTGGCAGACGGGCCAGGGCTAAGGGGCCttgagagtttttgtttgtttggaaaaacCCTTGTAAAAAAGATCGcctcgagccgggcgtggtggcgcacgcctttaatcccagcactcgggaggcagaggcaggcggatttctgagttcgaggccagcctggtctacaaagtgagttccaggacagccagggctacacagagaaaccctgtctcgaaaaacaaaacaaaacaaaaaaaaaacaaaaccaaaaaacaacaaaaaaagatcccCTcaagggggactggagagatggctcagcgatttaGAGCACTAGTtactcctccagaggaccagggttaaaTTCCCAGCGctcacatggcagtttacaactgtctgtaactccatagacatacatgcaggcaaaacaccaacgcacataaaataaaaataaaaataaatgaattctatATAAGAGacgtttttaaaaatattattttattagggGTGTGGTgaagcatacctttaatcccagcgcagGCCTAGGACAGGCCTGGTTCCCACGGAGGTCAGAAatggggcatcagattccctgaagctggagtttacagatgcttgtgagctgctgCTGACTGTGGGTGCTGAATCAAACCCagttcctctagaagagcagccagtgctaactgctgagccatctctccagcaccccgcCCCCACTTTTCTTAAAGCAAAGGGTCACAGGAAGGAGACAGGCTTGCCCACAGTGTAAGGGGTCTCTTAGAGACTGGCAGGGGTCTCCCCTGAATGGCATTGAACTCTGGGAGTCAGTTGCAGACCAGGAGGGGAGCACTTGGGATGTTGTGGTGGAATTAAGAAGCGCCCGAGGGAAGAAATGTAGCCAGGTTCGGGGATAGAGTTAAATTAGGGGACACGACAGATGGGATGAAGTTAGGGGACCAGACAGATGCTCTGGTGCAGGGATACATGAAGATTGATCAGAGCCCGGAAACCGGCTCAGACAAGTagctttcccctcctctctcgcTAGGGGGCTCCAACCCTCTCTAGGCTTTTCTGTGTTTAAACTGGGTTCCAGATGTGCtggaggggggagaagaagagagctTTAAAAGCTTCAGGGCTTGGCCTAGCTTAGGTGACTCATTGGTGGGTAAGGTGGGGCGGATGCTCAACACCAGTGTTCCATGAAACATTGTTCCCTGCTCTTGGGCCACCTTCTCCCATGCTGTTATTATAGTTCTGGTTTAAACTCAGACCCGGGGACCCAAACGAGGGTGGGGCATGGCTCTGGAGGAGAACATAATCCCCAGGAGCACAGTCCTAGGGCGGAATCAGGAAAGGTGCTCCCTGGCTTCTTCGTCCCTCTTCCCGATTCTTTTGTTACACGGATGCTGTTAAGGCCCACTTCTCAGACTACCTAAGCCTGTCTGTGAGAACAGACATGTCTCTTTCCTCTTTGCCTGGCTTTGCTGAGTTTCTTCTCACTGGTTCCCTTCTTTGAAGTCCTCCCTCTTCCTAGGGTTGAGGTTTTTGGGgtagcagggaggagggaagaggaggaggacaaggtctcactatgtagccttggttatcctggaactcactatgtagaccagactggccttgacttATCAAGATCTGTCCACTTCTGTCCTcagagtgctggggttccagTCGGGTGCCACCCCACCTAGACTGAGCATTGAGATTTTATCTGGGCTTCCCCCTCAAAGGTCAGGAGGGGTTACACAGGAGGGATGAATTTATTTCTGACGTGTTCTCTGCCATCTAGGTCTCCCTGAATGGAGTTGGATAGATGTGAAACACAAGCTTTAGGTCAAGTGTGTCCACCATCAGGTCTCATTCCATCCGCTGAGCGTAGACCACCACAGGAGAGAGGAGCGACTTTGAGGAACTTAAGAGCACCCAGAGTCccctgggagaaaaagaaagaaccccTAAGAGAAACAGGGTGAGGTCAAGGGAAGAGATGGGCCTTCCAGGGATGATGGTTGAGGACTCTGGGGCTAATGGCTTCCTGTCTCTCATCTTCTCTTGGTCCTAGGTAACTGAACCAAGGCAGGAGCTCCCATATGTCTCCTTTGGCTGAAGTGGCCTCTCAGTAGATCAGACTCTAACGTGGGTTTCTCTAGATCTCCTGCGCCTCCTCACTGTGTGCACTAGTGTTAGGGGTCTGGCTTCTGAGGCAGTGGTAAGATCTGCAAGGGCATTGGCTCTGAAGGGTAAAGCAGGACCTTGCAGGGCTGGGGGCTCTACAACAGAGCTCCCAAGTGGGCATAGGGTTGGTAGAATGTTTCCAAGACCCAACATGGCTCCCTTTCTAGATCATGCTTGGgacagcttcctttttttttcttaaaaccttGAGGGTATCAGATTGCATGGAGCTGGAGTGTCAGGCAGTCGTGAGCCTTCACACAGATGCTGGGAGCCGAagtgaggtcctctggaagagcagcaagtgctctcaatggctgagccatctccccgccTCCAGAGCTGGTTCTtcaccttccttcttctctgccaTCTCCGGCAAGATAACAGTCCACGGGCACTGGAGTTCCTATAAGTGGCATGTGTAGAGCAAATAAGTGTTCCACGCAACCGGTCACAACCTTACCAAGATTATTTCTAGGCCTGTGATTGGCTGAAAAGGGGCAGGGTACCCAGCGCAGGATCTCCTTTGAAGTACAATGCAACGTTGTGCCTGCCTGGAAACATCCTTAGGAACTGGGCCTTCAGAAGAACGGGAAAATCGGAGGCAAGATGGCAGGCACCTGACTTCCAAAGAGCTTCCAAAGGACTGTGTCACCCCTACCCCAGTCCTCTGTAGGGAGCCCCTGGCCCTGGCTTGTGGGGAGgggcacacccccacccccagactcacatccatccatctctttTATCTGGGCTGCTGAGTTCCAATGGGGCCTCTGATGGGGAACAGAGACAGCCCGGGCGGAAACTGCCAGATCTACACTGAGCTGGGGCTGAGGACAGGGCCAGGGGTCAGTGAAGACAGATAAAGCTCAGAGCAGCTGGGGGCTCAGGGGACCCTTGAGGAGGCCTAGCAGGGACCGTGGGCTGGTTTTATCCTGGGAGGAGGCAGGGCCGGAAACCTCTGATGACGGCCAGTGACTATCAAGGGCTTCAGATAGCCAGACAAGGCCTTTGATGACTctttgggaggaggggaagaatcAAGTCCCCTTCTGA from Mus caroli chromosome 19, CAROLI_EIJ_v1.1, whole genome shotgun sequence encodes the following:
- the Kazald1 gene encoding kazal-type serine protease inhibitor domain-containing protein 1 isoform X1; translated protein: MPRVFTGLPANYAAPTLALPLLLPLLLVVWIQLPVSARPSTGPDYLRRGWLRLLAEGEGCAPCRPEECAAPRGCLAGRVRDACGCCWECANLEGQLCDLDPSANFYGRCGEQLECRLDAGGDLSRGEVPEPLCVCRSQRPLCGSDGRTYAQICRLQEAARARPDANLTVVHPGPCESEPQILSQPHNIWNVTGQDVIFGCEVFAYPMASIEWRKDGLDIQLPGDDPHISVQFRGGPQKFEVTGWLQIQALRPSDEGTYRCLARNALGQAEASATLTVLTPEQLNATGFSQLQSRSLVPEEEEAESEELGDYY
- the Kazald1 gene encoding kazal-type serine protease inhibitor domain-containing protein 1 isoform X2, with the protein product MPRVFTGLPANYAAPTLALPLLLPLLLVVWIQLPVSARPSTGPDYLRRGWLRLLAEGEGCAPCRPEECAAPRGCLAGRVRDACGCCWECANLEGQLCDLDPSANFYGRCGEQLECRLDAGGDLSRGEVPEPLCVCRSQRPLCGSDGRTYAQICRLQEAARARPDANLTVVHPGPCESEPQILSQPHNIWNVTGQDVIFGCEVFAYPMASIEWRKDGLDIQLPGDDPHISVQFRGGPQKFEVTGWLQIQALRPSDEGTYRCLARNALGQAEASATLTVLTPAERHGILPTAITEFGS